In Odocoileus virginianus isolate 20LAN1187 ecotype Illinois chromosome 23, Ovbor_1.2, whole genome shotgun sequence, one DNA window encodes the following:
- the POLDIP3 gene encoding polymerase delta-interacting protein 3 isoform X2: MADISLDELIRKRGAAAKGRLNARPGVGGVRSRVGIQQSLLSQPARTATFQQRFDARQKIGLSDARLKLGVKDAREKLLQKDARFRIKGKVQDAREMLNSRKQQSTVPQKPHQVADAREKISLKRNSPAAFMSPPIGAVTPALKLTKTIQVPQQKAMAPIHAHPAGMRINVVNNHQAKQNLYDLDDDDDVIAPIPTKQMKFAASSSFLHHMPVLSPLEGTKMTVNNLHPRVTEEDIVELFCVCGALKRARLVHPGVAEVVFVKKDDAITAYKKYNNRCLDGQPMKCNLHMNGNVITSDQPILLRLSDSPSVKKESELPRRVNSAASSNPPAEVDPDTILKALFKSSGASVTTQPTEFKIKL, from the exons GCTCAATGCCAGACCAGGAGTGGGAGGTGTCCGATCTCGTGTTGGGATCCAACAGAGCCTTCTTAGCCAGCCAGCACGCACAGCCACCTTCCAGCAAAGGTTTGATGCCCGGCAGAAAATTGGTCTCTCAGATGCCCGCCTCAAGCTGGGAGTCAAGGATGCCAGGGAAAAGCTTTTGCAGAAAGATGCTCGGTTCCGGATCAAAGGGAAAGTGCAGGATGCCAGAGAGATGCTGAACTCGCGCAAGCAACAGAGCACAGTGCCCCAGAAGCCCCACCAGGTCGCTGATGCCCGGGAGAAAATCAGCTTGAAGCGGAATTCCCCTGCTGCCTTCATGAGCCCACCCATTGGAGCAGTGACCCCTGCTCTGAAACTCACTAAAACCATCCAG GTTCCACAGCAGAAGGCCATGGCACCAATTCATGCTCATCCTGCTGGAATGAGGATCAATGTCGTCAATAACCACCAGGCCAAacag aatttatatGATCTGGATGATGACGACGATGTTATAGCTCCCATTCCTACTAAACAGATGAAATTTGCAGCCTCAAGCAGCTTTCTCCACCACATG CCTGTCCTCAGTCCTTTGGAAGGCACCAAGATGACCGTGAATAATCTGCACCCTCGAGTCACCGAGGAGGACATTGTT GAGCTTTTTTGTGTTTGTGGAGCCCTGAAGCGAGCTCGACTGGTCCATCCTGGGGTAGCAGAGGTGGTGTTTGTGAAGAAGGACGATGCCATCACCGCATATAAGAAGTATAATAACCGGTGTCTGGATG GGCAACCAATGAAGTGCAACCTCCACATGAATGGGAACGTTATCACCTCAGACCAGCCCATCCTGCT ACGGCTGAGTGATAGCCCctcagtgaaaaaggagagtgagctGCCTCGCAGAGTGAATTCTGCTGCCTCATCCAACCCTCCAGCCGAAGTGGATCCTGACACCATCCTGAAGGCGCTTTTCAAGTCATCAGGGGCCTCTGTGACCACACAGCCCACAGAATTCAAAATCAAACTTTGA
- the POLDIP3 gene encoding polymerase delta-interacting protein 3 isoform X1 — MADISLDELIRKRGAAAKGRLNARPGVGGVRSRVGIQQSLLSQPARTATFQQRFDARQKIGLSDARLKLGVKDAREKLLQKDARFRIKGKVQDAREMLNSRKQQSTVPQKPHQVADAREKISLKRNSPAAFMSPPIGAVTPALKLTKTIQVPQQKAMAPIHAHPAGMRINVVNNHQAKQNLYDLDDDDDVIAPIPTKQMKFAASSSFLHHMAGVSSSKLSMSKALPLTKVVQNDAYTAPALSSSVRTKALTNMSRTLVNKEEPPKELPPAEPVLSPLEGTKMTVNNLHPRVTEEDIVELFCVCGALKRARLVHPGVAEVVFVKKDDAITAYKKYNNRCLDGQPMKCNLHMNGNVITSDQPILLRLSDSPSVKKESELPRRVNSAASSNPPAEVDPDTILKALFKSSGASVTTQPTEFKIKL; from the exons GCTCAATGCCAGACCAGGAGTGGGAGGTGTCCGATCTCGTGTTGGGATCCAACAGAGCCTTCTTAGCCAGCCAGCACGCACAGCCACCTTCCAGCAAAGGTTTGATGCCCGGCAGAAAATTGGTCTCTCAGATGCCCGCCTCAAGCTGGGAGTCAAGGATGCCAGGGAAAAGCTTTTGCAGAAAGATGCTCGGTTCCGGATCAAAGGGAAAGTGCAGGATGCCAGAGAGATGCTGAACTCGCGCAAGCAACAGAGCACAGTGCCCCAGAAGCCCCACCAGGTCGCTGATGCCCGGGAGAAAATCAGCTTGAAGCGGAATTCCCCTGCTGCCTTCATGAGCCCACCCATTGGAGCAGTGACCCCTGCTCTGAAACTCACTAAAACCATCCAG GTTCCACAGCAGAAGGCCATGGCACCAATTCATGCTCATCCTGCTGGAATGAGGATCAATGTCGTCAATAACCACCAGGCCAAacag aatttatatGATCTGGATGATGACGACGATGTTATAGCTCCCATTCCTACTAAACAGATGAAATTTGCAGCCTCAAGCAGCTTTCTCCACCACATG GCCGGGGTGAGCAGTTCCAAGCTCTCCATGTCCAAGGCCCTTCCTCTCACCAAAGTGGTTCAGAATGATGCGTACACTGCTCCTGCTCTCTCCTCCTCTGTTCGGACAAAAGCCTTGACCAACATGTCCCGGACATTAGTGAACAAGGAGGAGCCCCCCAAAGAGCTGCCGCCTGCAGAG CCTGTCCTCAGTCCTTTGGAAGGCACCAAGATGACCGTGAATAATCTGCACCCTCGAGTCACCGAGGAGGACATTGTT GAGCTTTTTTGTGTTTGTGGAGCCCTGAAGCGAGCTCGACTGGTCCATCCTGGGGTAGCAGAGGTGGTGTTTGTGAAGAAGGACGATGCCATCACCGCATATAAGAAGTATAATAACCGGTGTCTGGATG GGCAACCAATGAAGTGCAACCTCCACATGAATGGGAACGTTATCACCTCAGACCAGCCCATCCTGCT ACGGCTGAGTGATAGCCCctcagtgaaaaaggagagtgagctGCCTCGCAGAGTGAATTCTGCTGCCTCATCCAACCCTCCAGCCGAAGTGGATCCTGACACCATCCTGAAGGCGCTTTTCAAGTCATCAGGGGCCTCTGTGACCACACAGCCCACAGAATTCAAAATCAAACTTTGA